CGACATGCCGGCGCGAGCCGCGAGCGCCACGTCGGGCAGGTAGGTGGAGGTCTTGCGGAGCGTCATGCGCAACTGGCGCACGGTGGCGCTCGGCTCCGGCCGGTCGGCCGGCGCGGCCGCCACGGTGCGGAGGCTGACGTAGCCCGTGAGGCGGCGCCAGAGCGCCTCGTCGGTCGCGGCCCCTCGCGGGTCGTCCAGGTCGACGAGCAGCGCCTCCGCTCCGCGCGCGCCGAGCGCCTCGGCGACCGACCGGCCCACCGCGGCGGTCGCCGCCACGACCTCCACCAGCACCAGGTCGCCGGCGGCGGCCTCCTGGCAGAAGCCGGCGACGAGGTTCGCGAAGGCGGCGCGGCGTTCCGGGGTCATCAGACGTCGAGCCTCCCGGCGTCCATGACGACGCGGCCGTCCACCGTGATGGTTGGGTCGTGCAGCACGAAGTCGTAGTGGCACTTGGCCTTCACGTCGCCGCCGAGGGTGTAGCTGCTGCCGATGCCGAAATGGCAGGTGGTCGCCACGCCCTCGTCGTCGAGCATGCGGCCCGTGAGGCGGCAGCTCGGGTTCATGCCGATGCCCAACTCGGCGAGGTGGTAGACGTTCGGGTCGGCCAGGGCCTCCCAGGCGGCCCGCACGGTGTCGGCGGCGGCGCCACCCTCGATGCTGACGACGCGGCCTTCCTCCACCGTGAGCGTGACGGGTTCCGTCAGGAGCCCGATGCCGAGGTAGGGGATGCTGGCGTCGCACACGATGACGCCGCTGCCCGTGACGGGGGAGACCGGCGCCTCGATGTCGGGGATGGGGTGGAACGTGCCCGGCCGCACCACGCCGGTCTTGGCGTGGGGGGTGCCGAGGCGACCGCGGATGTCGAGGGTCATGTCGGTGCCGGCCGCGCTCGTCACCCGGACGGTGGAGCCCTCGTCCCAGACGCGCGCCATGCGCATGACCTGCGGTTCGATGGCGCGGAAGTCGGCCTCGATGCCGCCGCCTTCCAGCATCTCGGGCACCCACTGGGTGAGCGCGGCCACCCGGGCGCCGGCGGCGCAGGCCGCCTTGGTGGCCTCGGTGTGCGTGAGCGACACCTGCACGGCCGTGAAGATCACGTCGGACGCGAGCATGGCGGCCGCCACGGGCGGCGCGGCCTCGCCGGAGTCGGTCTTGGCGCTGTCGGTGAGCAGCACCGTGGCCACAGCGCCGACCTCGCGCAGCGCCTGGGCGAGCGCCCTGCCGATGAGGGGGTCCGTGGCCGTGTCGATGACCACCAGGCCCTGCTCGCCCGCCTTCACGTCGGTGCAATGCGAGACGAGCCGGCGCGCGCCGTACATGTACTTCTCTTCGACCATGGTGGATGCTCCCACCTTGGCATCAACGTTGTCAATCTTGATTGACTGTCAAGATGTTGCTAGCCTGGTCGTCACCATGGCCGAGACCTCGAGCGACTACATGACAGCCACTGAGGCCGCCGACTTCCTCGGCGTGTCGAAGGCGACGCTCTACTCCTACGTCAGCCGCGGCATGCTCGCCTCGCTGGAGCTCGAGCCAGGCGCCCGCCACCGCAGCTACCGCAGGGCGGACCTCGCCGCCCTCAAGCACCGCAGCACCTTCAGGAAGAACCCCGACCTCGCCGCCACCGAGGTGATCGAGTTCGGCACGCCCATCCTCGCCACGGCCATCTCGCAGATCACCGAGGCGGAGCACTCGTACCGCGGCGTCAGCTCGCGCGAGCTGGCAAGGCTCTACTCGTTCGAGCAGGTGGCGGAGTACCTGTGGACGGGCGAGCCCGCGGCCGCGCCCAACGGCGCGCCGCTGCCCCCACCCAGGGACGTGTGGCGCCGGCCCATCGACCCCGGGTTCGGCGGCAGGCCGCGCGTCGCCCTCAGCCCCGTAGAGCGGCTGCAGGCCGTGCTCCCCCTCATGGAGAAGGACGACCTGCACGCCTACGGGGTCAAGCCGGCGGTCCTGTTGCCCGCCGCCGCGCGCATCGTGCTGCAGCTGGCCGCGTTCGCCAGCGGCACCCGCTACGGCGGCTCGCTGGCCGGCACGCTGGCGGATGCCTGGGGCGCGGACGCCGCCAAGCTGGACGCCCTCCTCGTACTGGTCGCAGATCACGAGCTGAACATCGCGACCTTCACGGCCCGCTGCGCCGCCAGCGCCGGCGCCAGCATCTACCAGGCCGTCCTCGCGGGCCTGGCGGCGCTGCAGGGGTACAAGCACCTGTACGGGCAGGTGGCCGAGGCACGGGCGTTCTTCGCCGAGGTGGTCGCCGAGGGCGGTCCGGCGCCCGTCGTGAGGCGTTACCTGCGCCAGCGCGGCGTGGTGCCCGGCTTCCACAACCCGTACCGGCGGCTCTACGCGGGCAACGACCCGCGGGTGGCGGCGCTGGTCGAGCTCCTCGCCGACTCGCCCCGCTACCCGCTCCTCCGCGAGACCCTAGACGTGGCGGAGGCCGCGACCGGCGAGCACCCGCGCGTCGACTTCGCCCTCGCCGTCGCGGAGCCGCTCCTCGAGCTGCCGGAGGACGCCATCTTCAGCCTCATCGCCCTGGGGCGCACGGCCGGCATGATCGCGCACGTGTTCGAGCAGTACGCCTCCGAGCGCGTCATCCGGCCGCGCGCGCGCTACGTGCCGCGCGTGGGGTGAGGGCGGCGGGCCCGCGCTGGCGTCACCACGGCCGCGCTCGTGCCATCTATACTCCGCTCAGCATGCCGAGGCCGACGGTTCCCCGCGCCCCCGAGCGGAGCACGCGGTGAGCCTCGACGGCCGCACCGTCTTCGTGATGGGGGTCGGCTTCCTGGCCGTCACCACCCTCACCCTGGCGCTGTTGGTGCGGACCCTCCCGCGAGACACCCGCCGCAGCGCGCTCGTCGGCGCGTTCGCCAGCGCGACGCTCGCGCTCTCCTGGACGCTGATAGCGCTCGAAGGTCACGTGCCGGAGGCGGTTTCGGTCGTGGGCGCCAACCTGCTCTACCTGGTCGCCATGGCGCTCGTCTACCAGAGCGTGCGCCTACTGGACGGCGAGCCAGCCGGGTCGGGCGTCTACCTGCGCGTCGTCGCCCCCACCATGCTGATCGTCGTCGCGGCGCGTTACGTGGTGGACCTGTACGAGGTGCGCGTCATCGCGATGTCGGTGGCGCTCGCCCTGCTCCTGGCACTCGCCTCGCGGCGGCTGTTCACGGCCGCGCCCGGAGCCCCGCCCAACCCCGGCAGGCGCGCGGCGGCCTACTGGCTGGCCACGTCGGCGGCGGTGCTGCTCGCGAGGGTGGTGATCACCGCGGCGCAGGGCGGCGCGAGGCCGCTGTTCGGCGACGACGCCGTGCCAGGCCTGCTGGTCGCGGGCAGCGTCGTCGTCGCCCTGGGCGCGGTGTTCGCCTACTTCCTGCTGTTCAGCGGCCGCGTCACGGCCGAACTGGCGCTGCAGGCCCACCTCGACCCCCTCACCGAGGTCCTGAACCGCCGCGGCTTCGAGGAGCGCGCGCGGCAGGAGCTCAAGCGCGCAGCCAGGTCGGGCACGGCCGTCAGCCTCCTCATGGTCGACGCCAACGAGTTCAAGCGCATCAACGACGGTTGGGGCCACCAGGCCGGCGACGAGGCGCTACGCGCGATAGCGAACGGCATCCGCGCGCAGGTGCGCCCCTACGACCTGGTCGCGCGCCTCGGCGGCGACGAGTTCGTGGTCCTCCTCCCCGGCCTAGACGCGCAGAGCGCCGCCGACCTGGTGACGCGCCTGCGCGCCTCCGTGGCCGCTCAACCCACCTCGCACGGCGGCGGCCTCGACGTGAGCATCGGTCGCGCCAGCCTGACCCCCGGCGTGAGGAGCCGCGAGGAGGCGGAGCCCGACGTGGACGAGGCGCTGCGGGCGCTGCTTGGCGCGGCGGACAAGGACCTTTATGGGGTCAAGCACACGCGTTACTAATAAGTAGTGGGCGTGTGCCCTGACCACGGGCGTAGGGCCGCGCGCCCAGCGGGCGTCTACGCTGCTAGGTGCCTGGCGCCTGGGGAACGCGGACACGGGTGGCCGTCGGCCGGACCCGACCGCGCCCGTCAGCCCCGCTGGGCAGTCGCGGCGTCGCCGAAGATGAACGCGTAATCGCCCGCGAACACGCGCCCGAAGAGGCCGCGGATCATGATGAGGATCGTCTCGTCGTAGGGCGCCCGGTACTCCTCGAGCAGCTCGTAGGTGTTGGGGTCACGCACCTCGCCGACGAGCGTGCCCTTGCTGACCACCTTACCGAGCCGTTCGAAGCCGATGGCCGGCACGAATACCCCGCCCTGGAGGTGCCTGGCCAGCTTGCGATCCCCGATGACGACCTGCCGCGGGTTCTGCGTCGGAGCGCCCTCCAGCATGCCCAACGCGCGCATGACGTTGTGCACCCCGGCGACGGAGCGGTCCAACACCGCCTGGGAGCCGCTGGTGACGGCGCCACCCAGCATGGCCACGACGGCCGGTATGCCCATCGACTCCGCCAGTTCCGAGATGGAACTGATGGCGTCCGGGTCGGTGCGAGTGATGGAGAGGTAGTCGGAGCCGAACGCCTTGGAGAGTTCGAGGATCTTGGGGGCGACCGGCCCGCCGCTCTGCTTGACGAGCGTGTAGTCGATGGCGCTCTCCAGCCCGCCGCTATGGAAGTCGATCAACGCGTCGAGGTGCGGCAGGTACTGCTTGGCGATGACGTGCGCCATCTGCGCCACGAGCGAGCCCGTCGGTGAGCCGGGGAAGACGACGTTCAGGTTCACGGCGTCCGTGGTCATCCCGATGCCGGTCAGGCGCGTGAACGTCTCGAACGCCACGGGGTTGCATACGGGGAGGCCGAGGACGGCGCCGCTCAGGGTGGCCGGGTCGAGATTGTCCATGACCTCGTGGATGGTCCTTATCGCGAACGCCTCGTCGCCGTGTGAACCGGACTCCAGCCCAAGCACGGGGCCCGGCTTCAGGCCGACGACCGCCCGCACGACCAGCCCAAGGGTGTCGCCCCGCGGCATTCGAGCGACCGGGAGGGTCACGAACTTGCTCTCGCCGGGGCGGATGGTGGTTCCGGCAACGGTAATCGGTTCCATGTTCAACGCTCCTTGGTTACCTTTCGGCACGGGTCGGTTCAGTTCTTGATGCGCGGGTCGAGCCTGTCTCGCAGGCCATCGCCGATCAGGTTGATGGCCAGGACGGTGAGCATGATCGCTAGGCCGGGCAGCGTCGCCGGCCACCAGGCGATGAGTAGGTAGGTGCGGCCGTCGGCGAGGCTGGCGCCCCACGACGGCGTGGTGGCACCGACTCCGAGCCCCAGGAACGACAGGGTCGCCTCCGAGACGATGGCCGTGGCCACCCGAGACGAAGCGATGACGATTATCGAGGAGAAGATGTTGGGAAGGACGTGCCGCAGCATCACGCGCCACGGGCCGGCCGCCAGGGCCTGCGAGGCTTCCACGAACTCGCGCTCCTTCAGCCCCAGCACCTTGGCGCGCGCCACGCGGGCGTACGGCACCCAGCTCGTGAAGCCGAGCACGAGTATCACGTTGGTGAGGCCCGGGCCCGTCAGGGCCATGACCACGAGGGCCAAGACGAGGAACGGGAAGGCGAGGAAGACGTCGACGATCCGCATCACGATCGAATCGAAGACGCCGCCGAGGTAACCCGACACCAGTCCCAGGAGCGTCCCGAAGCTGCCGCCGATCATGACCACGGTGAGGCCCACGACCAGGGAGACGCGTGCGCCGTAGATCAGCCTGGACAGGATGTCGCGCCCCAGGCCGTCGGTTCCGAGCAAGAAGCGTGGGTCGCCTCCCAACCACGACGGTGGCTTCAGGCGCATGATCAACGTCTGTAGGCCGGGGTCCTGAGGCGCCAACCACTGAGCGGCCACGGCGCATACGACCGGGACCACCAGCAACGCGGCTCCGATGCTGAGCATCTTGTTGCGCGCGAGGGTCCGCCTTAGGCGCGAGCGGGGTCGGGCGTCAGTCATAGCGGATCCTCGGGTCGAGGAACCCGTAGGCGATGTCGACGACGAGGTTGATGCTGACGAAGAAGACCGCGAAGAGCACCACCGCGGCCTGGACGACGGGGTAGTCGCGGTTGGATATCGATTGGATCATCAAGCGCCCGACGCCCGGCCACGCGAACACCGTCTCGACCACGACCGAGCCGCCCAGCAGCGCACCGAACTGCAGGCCCAACATGGTGACGGTGGGGATGAGGGCGTTCTTGAGGGTGTGGTGCCATACCACCGCCCGCGGGCTCGCGCCCTTGGCCTTCGCGGTCCGCACGAAGTCCTGGGTGAGCGTCTCCAGCACGTCGGTGCGGATAAGTCGCTGGATGATGGCGACCATGCTGGCGCCGAGGGTGAATGCTGGCATGACCAGGCTAGGGAACCCGTTGCGGCCCGAGATCGGGAACCACTTGAGTTGAACCCCGAAGATAAGGATGAGCATGAGGCCCAGCCAGAAGTTCGGCATCGACATGCCCAGTAGCGAGACCGAACTGAGTCCGATGTCGATGGCCGAGTTGCGGCGCAGGGCGGCGGCTATGCCAAGGGGGACGCCGACCGCTACGGCGAACGCGAGTGCGATGAGCGAGAGCTCCAGGGTGGCGCCGAGACGGGAGACTACGCTTCCCATGGCGTCCTGCCCGCCGTAGTACGACACGCCGAAGTCGCCCTGCAGCGCGTTCGTGACGAACAGCCACAACTGCACCGGTAGTGGCTGGTCGATGCCGATAGACCGGCGGATCTCCTGCAACTGCGTCGGGGTTATGGCCGTGTCCGGAGGGATCAACATCACGGCCGGGTCGCCGAGCAGCCGGAGCAGGAGGAAGACCGTGACCAACACGCCCAGGAGCGTGGGCACGGCTAGAGCGATGCGGCGGAGGGCGTACGTCAGCATCGGGAGGGCGACGGTTGACCGATCGTGGGTGCCCGCACCGGCCGGTGGTGCGGGCACCCACGACGGGCGTCAGTCGTTGAGGCTGGCCCCGTAGAAGTAGAGGCGTTCGTCGATCCGGGGCTGCCAGTTCACACGGTTCGAGAGCCCGTAGATCGCGTCGAGGTAGTACATGAAGATGTGGGTCGCCTGCTCCTTGACGCGCTCCTGCAGCTCGCCGTAGATGCGGGCCCGGTCGGCCTGGTCGAGGTTGAAGCGCGCCGCGATGATCATCTCGTCGGTGACGGGGTCGCTGTTGAACGAGCCGGTGCCCTTGGTGTGGAAGAGGCCGTAGAACACGCCGTCGGGGTCGTTGTCCCAGGTCTTCCACTGCCAACGAATCATTGGTGCGGCGGTCCGGTCGCCGTAGACCAGAGTCCGCATCACGCCGTACTCGTTGACCCTGAGGTTGACGTTGATGCCGACCTGACCGAGGTAGGCCACGATGGCCTGCGCGACCTCGAGGTTGTTGGTGCCGCCGACCGACGGCGTGATGTCGAAGTCGATGGAGAAGCCGTCAGCGTAGCCGGCTTCCGCCAGCAGTTCCTTGGCCTTGGCGGGGTCGTAGGGGTAGGGCTCCACGTCGGGGTTGAAGCCCAGGACGAACGGATGGACGACGGTGGCGTAGCGGTGAGCGTAGCCCGAGAGAAGGGTGCTGATGATCGTGTCGAAGTCGATGGCGTAGTTCATGGCCTGCCGCACGCGCAGGTCCTGAAGCGGGCTCTCGACGTCCGTCCGCAGGATGATGACCTCGTTGATCGGGCTGACCCTGGTCACAACCTGAGCGGTCTTGCTTGCCTTCACCAGGTCGATGAACTCGGGCTGGAGGCCCGTGACGACGTCGACGCCCCCGGCGAGCAGCTCAGAGACGCGCGACGACGCTTCGGGGATGGCGCGGAACACGAGCCGCTTGATCGCGGGCGCGCCCAGGTAGTAGTCCTCGTTCGCTTCGAGCACGATGCGGTCGGCGGCTATCCACTCTACGAACTTGAAGGGGCCGCTCCCGATCGGGTGGCGGTTGAAGTCGTCGCTCTTAGGGTTGCCGAGCATGCTCGGCGGAGCGATGAAGAAGTTCTTCATGCGGGCCGGCAGCAACGGGTCGGGGGCGACCGTGGTGATCTCGAACTGGTACTCGCCCGTCTTGCGCCACTCCTTGAACACGTCGAACGAGTAGCTGGCTCGCGGCTCGTTCGGATCGCTCATGCGCTCCAGGTTGGCGATGACGACGTCGGCGTTGAACACCTCGCCGTTATGGAACTTGACGCCTTGCTGCAGGTTGAACCGCCAGGTCGTGTCGCTGACGGCCTCCCAAGAGGAGGCGAGTGACGGCGACAGGTTGCCGTCGGCGTCCAGCCTGGTGATGCCATCGAACAGGGCCATGAGGACGTGGGCAGAGTTGCCGGGTGCACGATGCGGGTCGAGGTGGTCGCCCAGGGCGTCGACCGCCACCACGAGTTCGCCCGGGTTGGCCGCCAACGCGTTCGGCGCCACCAAGAGCAAGAGCGAGGCGAGCACCGCTAGGATGGTTCTCTTCATTCTTGTTCCCTCCTACCGCCACAGTTAGACGCCGTCCGCTGTTACGCCGGTGAGTGCTCTGGTGCTGGAAGGCCAGGCCGCAGACGCCGGCGGCTGGCAGGGATGCGACGAGCGGGTCACGACCCGGACGTAACGGCTTGAGACCTCCGAGTCGGACTATATGGTCACCCGCTGCTCATTGTCAACGGTCGGCTGTCGACCGTGTACACTGATGCCAGACCGCGCTGCCGGATGGCCGACCCCGCGCCTTCCCATGCGTACCCGCCTCAAGGAGGAAGCAGCATGCCCATCAGGCCTGAAACAGTGTCGTTCCTCGGCAGACAGCTCTTCGCCGCACCCGTGCGTGCGGGGCGCGACGCCGAGCAGCTCGATAACAAGGTCGCGGCGGCCCTCACGGCGATGGAAGCGCACGACACCCCGCAGACCCGCGTCCGCCTGATCGCCGCCCTGCGCGAGGCGGGCCGCTACCGCATGGCTATCGCCCGCGCGACGGCGGGGCTGCGGCGCTGGCCCAACGACGCCACGCTGCTCACGGAGCGTGGCCACACCTACGTGAACGTACGAGCCATAGGCGCCGCGCTCGCCGACCTGGAGGAAGCCGTCCGCCTCGCCCCCAGGTCGACCGAGGCCTGGTATCACCTAGGCCTCGCGCTATGGTTCTCACAGCGCTACGACGACGCGGCCCGTGCCTTCGCGAAGACGGCGGAGGTCACGCCGAGCGCCTCCACGCGGCTGGCCGCACGTACCTGG
The sequence above is drawn from the Trueperaceae bacterium genome and encodes:
- a CDS encoding leucyl aminopeptidase, which gives rise to MVEEKYMYGARRLVSHCTDVKAGEQGLVVIDTATDPLIGRALAQALREVGAVATVLLTDSAKTDSGEAAPPVAAAMLASDVIFTAVQVSLTHTEATKAACAAGARVAALTQWVPEMLEGGGIEADFRAIEPQVMRMARVWDEGSTVRVTSAAGTDMTLDIRGRLGTPHAKTGVVRPGTFHPIPDIEAPVSPVTGSGVIVCDASIPYLGIGLLTEPVTLTVEEGRVVSIEGGAAADTVRAAWEALADPNVYHLAELGIGMNPSCRLTGRMLDDEGVATTCHFGIGSSYTLGGDVKAKCHYDFVLHDPTITVDGRVVMDAGRLDV
- a CDS encoding helix-turn-helix domain-containing protein, which translates into the protein MAETSSDYMTATEAADFLGVSKATLYSYVSRGMLASLELEPGARHRSYRRADLAALKHRSTFRKNPDLAATEVIEFGTPILATAISQITEAEHSYRGVSSRELARLYSFEQVAEYLWTGEPAAAPNGAPLPPPRDVWRRPIDPGFGGRPRVALSPVERLQAVLPLMEKDDLHAYGVKPAVLLPAAARIVLQLAAFASGTRYGGSLAGTLADAWGADAAKLDALLVLVADHELNIATFTARCAASAGASIYQAVLAGLAALQGYKHLYGQVAEARAFFAEVVAEGGPAPVVRRYLRQRGVVPGFHNPYRRLYAGNDPRVAALVELLADSPRYPLLRETLDVAEAATGEHPRVDFALAVAEPLLELPEDAIFSLIALGRTAGMIAHVFEQYASERVIRPRARYVPRVG
- a CDS encoding GGDEF domain-containing protein, which codes for MSLDGRTVFVMGVGFLAVTTLTLALLVRTLPRDTRRSALVGAFASATLALSWTLIALEGHVPEAVSVVGANLLYLVAMALVYQSVRLLDGEPAGSGVYLRVVAPTMLIVVAARYVVDLYEVRVIAMSVALALLLALASRRLFTAAPGAPPNPGRRAAAYWLATSAAVLLARVVITAAQGGARPLFGDDAVPGLLVAGSVVVALGAVFAYFLLFSGRVTAELALQAHLDPLTEVLNRRGFEERARQELKRAARSGTAVSLLMVDANEFKRINDGWGHQAGDEALRAIANGIRAQVRPYDLVARLGGDEFVVLLPGLDAQSAADLVTRLRASVAAQPTSHGGGLDVSIGRASLTPGVRSREEAEPDVDEALRALLGAADKDLYGVKHTRY
- a CDS encoding succinylglutamate desuccinylase/aspartoacylase family protein — encoded protein: MEPITVAGTTIRPGESKFVTLPVARMPRGDTLGLVVRAVVGLKPGPVLGLESGSHGDEAFAIRTIHEVMDNLDPATLSGAVLGLPVCNPVAFETFTRLTGIGMTTDAVNLNVVFPGSPTGSLVAQMAHVIAKQYLPHLDALIDFHSGGLESAIDYTLVKQSGGPVAPKILELSKAFGSDYLSITRTDPDAISSISELAESMGIPAVVAMLGGAVTSGSQAVLDRSVAGVHNVMRALGMLEGAPTQNPRQVVIGDRKLARHLQGGVFVPAIGFERLGKVVSKGTLVGEVRDPNTYELLEEYRAPYDETILIMIRGLFGRVFAGDYAFIFGDAATAQRG
- a CDS encoding ABC transporter permease yields the protein MTDARPRSRLRRTLARNKMLSIGAALLVVPVVCAVAAQWLAPQDPGLQTLIMRLKPPSWLGGDPRFLLGTDGLGRDILSRLIYGARVSLVVGLTVVMIGGSFGTLLGLVSGYLGGVFDSIVMRIVDVFLAFPFLVLALVVMALTGPGLTNVILVLGFTSWVPYARVARAKVLGLKEREFVEASQALAAGPWRVMLRHVLPNIFSSIIVIASSRVATAIVSEATLSFLGLGVGATTPSWGASLADGRTYLLIAWWPATLPGLAIMLTVLAINLIGDGLRDRLDPRIKN
- a CDS encoding ABC transporter permease codes for the protein MLTYALRRIALAVPTLLGVLVTVFLLLRLLGDPAVMLIPPDTAITPTQLQEIRRSIGIDQPLPVQLWLFVTNALQGDFGVSYYGGQDAMGSVVSRLGATLELSLIALAFAVAVGVPLGIAAALRRNSAIDIGLSSVSLLGMSMPNFWLGLMLILIFGVQLKWFPISGRNGFPSLVMPAFTLGASMVAIIQRLIRTDVLETLTQDFVRTAKAKGASPRAVVWHHTLKNALIPTVTMLGLQFGALLGGSVVVETVFAWPGVGRLMIQSISNRDYPVVQAAVVLFAVFFVSINLVVDIAYGFLDPRIRYD